The genomic region AGGTATTGTTCGTGTCAAAGCTGCCGAAGACCAGGAGCGGCAAAATAATGAGAAGAATACTCATCAGCCTCATCAAGGGCAGACCAATAGGAGATGTATCAACTCTAGAGGATCCAAGCGCAGTAGAAGAGGTAAAGAGAGCGGTAGAAGAGTTCAAGAAACTAATGCAGCAGAGCTAATCAACTCAATTTCCTATTTTAAGGGGTTTTTCCGGCTCCTGCCCAACTCTTTCTCTAAGCCAGCGGCCAAGCGCTAGCAGCGCCACAAGCGACTCTCTTACAAGCCTCACCTTTTCACTAAGAGCCTCCTGGCAAGCTCTTGAGCTTATAGATTAATACTCCTAGAAACAGGAACTAGGGCCAGTTGCTATTTTCGTTCACAATCGAGCCTTTGCTTTTCTACCGGGAACCGCGCATCCCTACGCGGTGAGCCCTGGCTTGAAGATATTCGTATCCGTTGATGCAGAGGGCATGCCCTGGGCTCCGAGCAAGTACATGATGTCTCCCGGACAGCCACTCTACAACGAGCTTAGACGCATCATGACTCTCGTAACCAATGTTGTTGCCGAAGAAGCTTTCAAACATGGTGTTGAAGAGGTTATTGTTGCCGACAGTCATGGAGCTATGGTGAATATTGATCCCTTTGAACTCGATAAACGAGTTAGCCTTATTCGCGGATTCCCCCGGCCCATGGCAATGATAAGCCAGGCTACGGGCGTAGATGCTGCATTCTTCCTAGGGTATCATTCTAGTCCCCAGCTTGGAGGCGTACTGGGCCACACCTATTCCGGGCGAATAGTACAACGAGTAAGGCTCAGCGAGTGCGATGCCGCCACAGAGTACCTTCTAAACACATATGCTCTCGGAGAACTAGGTGTACCCGTCGCCTTAGTAGCAGGCGACGCAAAGCTAAGGGAACATGTAGAGAAACACACACCCTGGGCGCGCTTCATTGCCCTAAAAGATACTGTCTCCTATTACGCTGACCACACCCCTCCCTGGAACAGACTTGAACACGAACTTAGGGAAGCAGTCAAAGAAGCCATTAATGCAACGAAAAACAGGGAAGTGAAGCCATTGAAACCCAAGGAGCCATGGATAGAGGTTGAACTCAAGAGGCCATTCCACGCCGACATAGCGGAACTATTCCCCTGCGTCGAGAGAATAGACGGAGTAACAATCCGGCTAACATGCAACAACTATATAGAGAACTACAAGCTATTTGAAGGAATAGTAATAGCAGCCTATAGCTTCGAAAAATAAAGAACCATTACGATTCACAAGAACATCAGAATAGCACACCACAAAGATACCGATGACCCCCAAGCCTTAAACAGTGTCCAAACAAGAAAACAACTAGACCGGGCCACCCAGGCCCAGGGAGAACACACCCCGCGGGACAAGCCTCTCCCGCGGATAAAAGGGGAGGCAGAGTCCCCATCCGCGCGGGAGGGGCAGGCCTCGAGGATCCTCAGAGCCCGTGGGGGAGGGGTAGCCCCTCCCCCGGGGCCACGGGGTCGGTCACCTCCCTGGGCAACGTGGGCCCACCCAGGTGCTAGGAAGCCGGTATGGGGGTGAGACCCGGGTAGTTGGAGGAGGAGATGATACCTGGCTGCGGCTCTGGGCCTTAGGGTAGGGAGTCTCTAGCTAACCCATACACTGCACCCGCGTGGCGGGTGACGGGGGTCCTGCGGCCTCCCGGTCCCCGAGGCAGCTACGGTAGCCCAGGGCCCCGCAGGCAAGCGGCTCTGCCGCTGGCTAAGGGCCCGGGGCGGACAACGAATAATCAATAGCAATAATTGCAAAAATAATACAATACTGGGGGCCCGGCACGGCCACCCGCCTTGGCGGCTAAGGAGGGGCATATAATACAAGAGAATATTAGATAGATATAGCTTATAAATGTAAATATATTACGCCCCTCCGAGGCTGCCAAGGAGGCGGCTGTGCCCGGGCTCCTCTCGAGCCGCCCCGCAGGGCTCTTAGCACAACGCGGTAGAGTCGCTTGCTTGCGGCTTATTGTGCCGCAGAGGGGCCTGGGCACGGGGCTGTCTCGGGGACTAATTAGGGGCCCAAAGGGCCCCTCTAGCTCCCGCTACGTGGGCGTGGTGTATGGGTTAGCTAGAGACTCCCTGCCCTAAGGCTCATGGGCTGCAGCTGGGTATCGTCTTCTCCTCCAATTGCTCTGGGTCGCCCCATGCTGGCTTTCTGGCGCCTGGGTGCGTGCCTGCGTGGTTCCAGGAGGAGGTGATCAAGACCTCTTGGCTTCGGGGGAGGGGTAGCCCCTCCCCACGGGCTCTCCGGGCCCGGGAGGCCTGCCCCTCGGGGGCCGGCCGCTCTGCCTCCCAGTGAGAAGGGGTTCTCCCTGGGCCTGGGTGGTTTTCCTTAATAGTTATTGTTTTTGCCTGGGTTTTGTACTATATAGTTATGTGCTGTTATCCTCGGCTTAGATAATACGTCTGTATCGGTCTTTCTGAGGAGTACTATCTCGTGTCTTAGTGTATGTCCTCTGTTTTCCTTGCGGCTTTGATTCTTTGTTTCTACTTTGAAAGGGTGACTATTTCCTCTGTTCCTGTGCTATTAACTTTCAGACTGTTCTGATTGTCTTCTTGGATAATCTTGCCGAGTATTCCTACTATTATCTTTATTTCTTTGAGCGATATTGTGTAGAAGTATGAGCCTTTGGAGTATAGTTGGTCTATTTCTGTAACTGTTTGTAGGAGTGTTCTCAAACACTCATCGTCAGCTAGGCATTCTCTTATTCCTTCTTCCCCCATCCCGTGGTATATGAACAGGTACGTCTCGAGCGTCGCCATTTCAAGACCAACAATGAGGGCTACTTCGTTGTCTGATAGTTCTTTATCGATGCAGAGGTCTCCGGCTTCGCGGCATACTATCTCTGCTAATTTCCTGGGCTCCATTGATCCTATTGGCTCGTCATATGAGTCGTGCACTTGGCACACCCTTTTTTCTTCCAATCCTTTCCTAGGTTCTTCGCGACTTTTCTACTAACTATAACACGCGTTAAAAAACTGGGTTATTAATGTTACCAGTACATGGGTATTCCGAGTGCTGTGTTCGGTATGGGGACTATATTAGAGTTTGTGGGGTGTATAACCACTTGATAGAGATGTACAGAACCATATTCCTGCTAGGTAAAAAGTAGGCCTACTGGGGATTATTGTCTTCTCTAAGCACATCTAGATATCCTATTGTAGACGCTGTTAGCGCTACGAGTTCTGGTATAAGTGTGCCAGGCGGCCAATTGGCAACGACACTAGTATACCATACAATGATTGACGTAAAGGAGAGCATGCCCACGTTGAGCCTCCTCACGAACGCACGGTGAACATCTAGGCTGAATTGGGCAATACTTGGTCTTGGCGGAGGACTAGTTACCAAATATGTTACTGCAAATGCAATCGTTGCTGCAAAGAATACTTGTGAAAGCACATGTACTACTTCTGGCTCCTCTATCGAAGCAAATGGAATTGCTGCTAATATGAGCGAGTATATTAGCCCTATTATTGCAAGGGGCTTTGAGGAACGGGCTATACACCTAGCAAACGACATCGCTGATACAAGCCCTGATAGTTCTATCACTATTGGTAGGAGAATGTTCATCGTGTTTCCGGGCTTTATGCTTGCAAAGGAGGCTATGGATGAAGTATATATCGACATCCATCCATTGTGCAAGGCAAAGACTGCTGCACTAATATAGATAATAGTAGTGGGTAGAAACGCCGCATGCTTGCAATAGTGATTTCTAGACCCCATGCCCAATTACCCCCTTTATAAAGGGCATGGATGAGGCATCAACACTCATGACCATCCCTGTGCCCTGGATTCCGTTACAGCAGTACCTATAGTCCTCTGGTCCCGCTAGAGCCCCGGATAAGTTTCAATGAAGAAGCAGCGTACTGTGCGCAGTATTGTTTCGGCATGGCGCCTACCTAGAATAGTGTCTACACAGTGTTCATCGCTGCTTTATTGGTATGATTAGCTCTGCTTTCCTGCCCTCTATTATTCCGTGCCCTTGTATCTGGAGCATGGCGTTGTCCTCTTTGGGCTGTACGTATAGGTCTAGTATTCTTGTAACTTGGTGGCCTAGCTCCTTTATCCGGTCTACTCCACGGTACTGTGGCTTAGCTAGTGCTGCAGCAATTGCTACTACCTCGTGGCCTCGCTGCTCCAGCAGCTTTAGTAGCGCTATTGCTGTGCCCCCGGTAGAGACAGTGTCATCTACTATTGCTACGCGTTTGTACTCGTTACTGAGCCCGTATACGTAGTATTTGCCCTCCTCGTAGCCGGAGGCGTAGCTTATCTCGATTCCTGGCGCTTCGTATTGCCGCTTCCTAACAATTATCATAGGCTTTGCGAGCTGTTGTGCGACGAGAGTCCCTAGGGGGAGACCAAGTGCTTCTGGAACCATTACCGCGTCTGGCTTTAGGGGCTCTAGCTGCTCGGCCAGGGTGTCGGCGAGTAGCTGTAGGAGGAGCGGGTTTATTGGCGGAATGTTGTCAGTTATTGGGTTGATAACGTATAGGTATTGGTCTAGTCCGGCGTACCCCTTTCTTGGGACGACACGGGCTTCTCTGAAGGCTTCAAGTACTAGTTGCCAGAGGGCTTCGCTACGTCCCTCGGCAACCGGGTTGTGGAAGCACCTCTTCGCCCCGGTATGGCATACTGGGCCACTCGGGACTCCCTCGTATATAAGCGAGTCGAGGTCGCAGTCGGCAACAACCCGTAGCACTCTTATCGTGTTCCCGCTTGTCTCCCCCTTCATCCAGAGGCGTTGACGGCTCCTAGAGTAAAACCAGGCATAGCCGGTCTCGAGCGTCTTTGCTACTGCTTCTCGGCTAGCATATGCCTGCATGAGCGGCTTCTTCGAGACAGCATCGATCACAGTGACGGGAACTAGCCCACCCATCTTCTCGTAGTCGATTTCGTCGGGGCTGCGGATGACATGTAGCGGCATAGCTTGTTCTCACCTCTTCACGGCCTCTACAAAGTTTCTTAGAACGAGTGAGCCCTTGCGCCCGCTCCTCTCTGGGTGGAACTGGGTACCATACAAGGGATGCTTCTCAATGACTGCTGCAAAGCTTTCACCGTGAGCACTGTAAGCCTTCACCCAGCCTGGCGCTGTATTAGTATAAGCATAGCTGTGCACATAGTACATGTAGGACCCGTTCTCTACGCCCCTTAGTAGCTCGCTGTCGCGGAGCATGAAGGTGCGTGTCCACCCTATGTGGGGGAGCTTTGGCGCCCTAAGCCTCGTAACCCTGCCAGGCAGGAGGCCTAGGCCTCTTCCCCCCTCCTCGCTTTCCTCGAAGAAGAGCTGCATCCCTAGGCAAATGCCGAGAACTGGAATGTTGTTCTCGAGTAGCTTGTTGAGCAGGCTTCTCTCCTCTCTTAGCCTCCTAGTTGCAGCGGGATACGCGCCTACGCCGGGAAGAATGAGTGCATCTATTTCTCCCGCGTCTCTCAGCGTCTCCGACACCTTGACGCTGACTCCTAGCCTCTCGAAGCCAGCCTTCACGCTATAGATATTGCCGACACCGTATTTCAGCACAAGTATCCTCATCGCCTCCTCCTCCTGAGAAGCTCTTTCGCCACGTCGCGGGTACTCACGCCGCTCAGGGCGAGAACCACTACAAGGTGGTAGAGAAGGTCGGCTGCCTCTCTGACCAATGCTTCTCGGTCACCTTGGAGGGCTTCGACGATGGTCTCTATGGCTTCTTCGCCTAGCTTGCGGGCAGCAAACCCTACTCCCTTCTCGGCTAGGCTGGCTGTGTAGCTACCCTCTGGCTTCTCCCGGATGCGCTGCAAGACGATGTTGTAGAGTTCGTCGAGGAAGCCAAGACCCTCCGAGCAATCCATGGTTTTGCTCACCTTGCCTTCTTTCTCGCTTCTAGGCTCTCAGCGTGGAAGCGGAATCCTTCTAGCCTGGCAAGCACTATTGCCGCATCAAGGGTCTCTTCGTCCACAGCGCTTACAAGCGCTATTGGTTTCAGAAAGTCATAGACGCTTAGCCCGCCACGCCACCTCGCTGCACCACTTGTTGGAAGAACATGGCTAGGCCCAGCAGCGTAATCCATGTAGGCTACTGGCTCGCCCAGCGAGACTGCTCCAGCATTCCTTATTTCGTTGACC from Pyrofollis japonicus harbors:
- a CDS encoding M55 family metallopeptidase codes for the protein MKIFVSVDAEGMPWAPSKYMMSPGQPLYNELRRIMTLVTNVVAEEAFKHGVEEVIVADSHGAMVNIDPFELDKRVSLIRGFPRPMAMISQATGVDAAFFLGYHSSPQLGGVLGHTYSGRIVQRVRLSECDAATEYLLNTYALGELGVPVALVAGDAKLREHVEKHTPWARFIALKDTVSYYADHTPPWNRLEHELREAVKEAINATKNREVKPLKPKEPWIEVELKRPFHADIAELFPCVERIDGVTIRLTCNNYIENYKLFEGIVIAAYSFEK
- a CDS encoding phosphoribosyl-AMP cyclohydrolase, with the protein product MPLHVIRSPDEIDYEKMGGLVPVTVIDAVSKKPLMQAYASREAVAKTLETGYAWFYSRSRQRLWMKGETSGNTIRVLRVVADCDLDSLIYEGVPSGPVCHTGAKRCFHNPVAEGRSEALWQLVLEAFREARVVPRKGYAGLDQYLYVINPITDNIPPINPLLLQLLADTLAEQLEPLKPDAVMVPEALGLPLGTLVAQQLAKPMIIVRKRQYEAPGIEISYASGYEEGKYYVYGLSNEYKRVAIVDDTVSTGGTAIALLKLLEQRGHEVVAIAAALAKPQYRGVDRIKELGHQVTRILDLYVQPKEDNAMLQIQGHGIIEGRKAELIIPIKQR
- the hisH gene encoding imidazole glycerol phosphate synthase subunit HisH, with protein sequence MRILVLKYGVGNIYSVKAGFERLGVSVKVSETLRDAGEIDALILPGVGAYPAATRRLREERSLLNKLLENNIPVLGICLGMQLFFEESEEGGRGLGLLPGRVTRLRAPKLPHIGWTRTFMLRDSELLRGVENGSYMYYVHSYAYTNTAPGWVKAYSAHGESFAAVIEKHPLYGTQFHPERSGRKGSLVLRNFVEAVKR
- the hisE gene encoding phosphoribosyl-ATP diphosphatase; its protein translation is MDCSEGLGFLDELYNIVLQRIREKPEGSYTASLAEKGVGFAARKLGEEAIETIVEALQGDREALVREAADLLYHLVVVLALSGVSTRDVAKELLRRRRR